A portion of the Streptomyces sp. YPW6 genome contains these proteins:
- a CDS encoding Ohr family peroxiredoxin — translation MDALYTAAATANGREGRAVSSDGRLDLPLAMPPALGGNGEGTNPEQLFAAGYAACFASAMAAVGREMKVDTKDASVTAEVSIGKDGDGFGLAVVMRVELPDSLAGETGQKLVEATHAYCPYSKATRGNIDVQLIVE, via the coding sequence ATGGACGCGTTGTACACCGCCGCCGCCACCGCCAACGGCCGCGAGGGCCGCGCCGTCAGCTCGGACGGCCGGCTCGACCTGCCGCTGGCCATGCCCCCGGCCCTCGGCGGCAACGGCGAGGGCACCAACCCCGAGCAGCTGTTCGCCGCCGGATACGCGGCCTGCTTCGCCAGCGCGATGGCAGCGGTCGGCCGTGAGATGAAGGTCGACACCAAGGACGCCTCCGTGACCGCCGAAGTGTCCATCGGCAAGGACGGCGACGGCTTCGGGCTCGCGGTCGTCATGCGCGTGGAGCTCCCCGACTCCCTCGCGGGCGAGACGGGACAGAAGCTGGTCGAGGCCACCCACGCCTACTGCCCGTACTCCAAGGCCACCCGGGGCAACATCGACGTCCAGCTGATCGTCGAGTAG
- a CDS encoding MarR family winged helix-turn-helix transcriptional regulator, protein MTPAPSASSDLTAVPDTELLRLDHQVCFSLHAASRAFGGYYRRALKDLGLTYPQYLVMLVLWERGPQSVKVIGERLHLDSGTLSPLLKRLESAGMVWRERSREDERSVVIDLTDEGAALRERALSVPRGVLAATGLSLEEVLGLQELLRRVTGALGEAVEGE, encoded by the coding sequence ATGACCCCTGCTCCGAGCGCCTCGTCCGATCTGACCGCCGTCCCCGATACGGAGCTGCTGCGGCTGGATCACCAGGTGTGCTTCTCGCTCCACGCCGCCTCGCGGGCCTTCGGCGGCTACTACCGGCGGGCTCTGAAGGACCTCGGTCTCACCTACCCGCAGTACTTGGTCATGCTGGTTCTCTGGGAGCGGGGGCCGCAGTCGGTCAAGGTCATCGGGGAGCGGCTCCATCTGGACTCGGGGACCCTGTCGCCCCTGCTGAAGCGACTGGAGAGCGCGGGGATGGTCTGGCGCGAGCGCAGCCGTGAGGACGAGCGCTCCGTCGTGATCGACCTGACCGACGAGGGCGCGGCGCTGCGCGAGCGCGCCCTGTCCGTCCCGCGCGGGGTGCTCGCCGCCACGGGGCTGTCGCTGGAGGAGGTCCTCGGGCTGCAGGAACTCCTGCGCCGGGTCACAGGGGCGCTGGGGGAGGCGGTCGAGGGTGAGTGA
- the thpR gene encoding RNA 2',3'-cyclic phosphodiesterase: protein MNEPLEAVTGHPADEAVRALTTRVFLALAPPDDAKEELELVLRPAYDAYPRMRWNRIEAWHITLAFLGELPVTAVPPLMPPLAGLAARRRPLRLALRGGGHFDERVLWTGVTGDLEGLHRLAVDVRTLVRECGVSFPERPLRPHLTLARSCRGDHADTVEAASSLAAFTGRDWEAGRLHLVGSNVGRGPGPIRYRDIEAWNFRAGGGGTAEASGS, encoded by the coding sequence GTGAACGAACCGCTCGAAGCCGTGACCGGCCACCCCGCGGACGAAGCCGTCCGGGCCCTGACGACCCGCGTCTTCCTGGCGCTCGCCCCGCCCGACGACGCGAAGGAAGAGCTGGAGCTGGTACTCCGTCCGGCCTATGACGCCTACCCGCGCATGCGGTGGAACCGCATCGAGGCCTGGCACATCACACTGGCGTTCCTCGGGGAACTCCCCGTCACGGCCGTCCCGCCCCTGATGCCTCCGCTCGCCGGGCTCGCGGCCCGGCGACGCCCGTTGCGGCTGGCGCTGCGCGGCGGCGGGCACTTCGACGAGCGGGTGTTGTGGACCGGCGTGACGGGGGACCTCGAAGGGCTGCACCGCCTCGCCGTCGACGTACGCACCCTCGTCAGGGAGTGCGGAGTCTCCTTCCCCGAGCGGCCGCTCCGTCCGCATCTGACGCTGGCCCGGTCCTGCCGGGGCGACCACGCGGACACGGTGGAGGCCGCGTCGTCACTCGCGGCGTTCACCGGCCGGGACTGGGAGGCCGGGCGCCTCCATCTGGTCGGCAGCAACGTGGGCCGCGGCCCGGGGCCGATCCGCTACCGCGACATCGAGGCGTGGAACTTCCGCGCCGGGGGCGGCGGTACCGCCGAGGCGTCCGGCAGCTGA
- a CDS encoding helix-turn-helix domain-containing protein has protein sequence MTQEDGELDSLVRKRIRALRVAQGWSLEELAARAKVSQSTLSRIENGRRRLALDQLVTLARALDTSLDRLVETASDDIVSHPMIDGARGQMRWPIKAEPGMTVIRQRMTEPPPDHPSHLRAHPGREWLVVLSGTAILLLGNRRLRIETNQAAEFPTMLPHAIGAEGGPCELLGIFDRDARRGHQRAEDGEEVNRLSPPGRRPT, from the coding sequence ATGACGCAAGAAGACGGTGAGCTGGACAGCCTGGTACGCAAACGGATCCGCGCCCTGCGGGTGGCCCAGGGCTGGTCCCTGGAGGAGCTGGCCGCCCGGGCGAAGGTCAGCCAGTCCACGCTCAGCCGCATCGAGAACGGCCGGCGCCGACTGGCCCTGGACCAGCTCGTCACGCTCGCCCGCGCCCTGGACACCTCGCTCGACCGGCTCGTCGAGACCGCCTCCGATGACATCGTCTCCCATCCGATGATCGACGGAGCGCGCGGCCAGATGCGGTGGCCCATCAAGGCGGAGCCCGGCATGACGGTCATCCGCCAGCGCATGACCGAGCCACCGCCCGACCACCCCTCCCACCTGCGCGCGCATCCGGGGCGGGAATGGCTCGTCGTCCTGTCCGGCACCGCGATCCTGCTCCTGGGCAACCGGCGTCTGCGGATCGAGACGAACCAGGCGGCGGAGTTCCCCACGATGCTTCCGCACGCGATCGGCGCCGAGGGCGGTCCGTGCGAGCTGCTGGGCATCTTCGACCGGGACGCCCGCCGCGGCCACCAGCGCGCGGAAGACGGGGAGGAGGTGAACCGCCTGTCCCCACCCGGCCGGCGTCCGACGTGA
- a CDS encoding DUF6596 domain-containing protein, whose product MDELLLRSLTPSVLAVLVRRGADFAAAEDAVQDALVEAVRVWPGDAPRDPKGWLVTVAWRRFLDATRADVSRRRREDRLDEEPVPGPAPTVDDTLQLYFLCAHPSLTPSSAVALTLRAVGGLTTRQIARAYLVPEATMAQRISRAKRTVSGVRFDRPGDVSTVLRVLYLVFNEGYSGDLDLAAEAIRLTRQLAAAIDHPEVAGLLALMLLHHARRASRTAPDGSLVPLAEQDRGRWDTGMIAEGVEILQAALARDRLGEYQAQAAVAALHADAPTAEETDWVQIVEWYDELAGLTDSPVVRLNRAVAVGEADGPRAGLAELATLSDSLPRHTAVAAYLHERDGDLPTAARLYAEAAHKAPTLAERDHLTRQAARLNARRRT is encoded by the coding sequence ATGGACGAGCTCCTGCTGCGAAGTCTCACCCCGAGCGTGCTCGCCGTCCTCGTCCGCCGCGGAGCCGACTTCGCGGCGGCCGAGGACGCCGTGCAGGACGCTCTGGTGGAGGCGGTCCGCGTATGGCCGGGCGACGCGCCGCGGGACCCCAAGGGCTGGCTGGTCACCGTGGCCTGGCGGCGGTTCCTCGACGCGACCCGGGCGGACGTCTCCCGGCGCCGCCGCGAGGACCGCCTCGATGAGGAACCCGTGCCGGGTCCCGCGCCGACGGTGGACGACACGCTCCAGCTCTACTTCCTGTGCGCCCACCCCTCGCTGACGCCGTCGTCGGCGGTCGCGCTCACGCTGCGCGCCGTCGGCGGGCTCACGACCCGCCAGATCGCCCGGGCGTACCTGGTGCCCGAGGCGACCATGGCGCAGCGGATCAGCCGGGCGAAGCGCACCGTCTCCGGTGTGCGGTTCGACCGGCCCGGCGATGTCTCCACCGTGCTGCGCGTGCTGTATCTGGTGTTCAACGAGGGCTATTCCGGGGATCTCGACCTCGCCGCGGAGGCGATCCGGCTCACCCGGCAGCTCGCGGCCGCGATCGACCACCCGGAGGTGGCGGGGCTGCTCGCCCTCATGCTGCTCCACCATGCCCGGCGCGCCTCCCGGACCGCGCCCGACGGAAGCCTGGTGCCGCTCGCGGAGCAGGACCGGGGGCGGTGGGACACCGGAATGATCGCCGAGGGTGTGGAGATTCTGCAGGCGGCCCTCGCCCGGGACCGGCTGGGCGAATACCAGGCGCAGGCAGCCGTCGCGGCGCTCCACGCGGACGCGCCGACCGCCGAGGAGACCGACTGGGTGCAGATCGTGGAGTGGTACGACGAGTTGGCGGGCCTGACGGACAGCCCGGTCGTCCGGCTCAACCGGGCGGTGGCTGTCGGCGAGGCCGACGGTCCACGCGCCGGGCTGGCCGAACTCGCCACGCTGAGCGACTCGTTGCCCCGCCATACGGCGGTCGCGGCGTATCTGCACGAACGGGACGGCGACCTGCCGACGGCCGCGCGGCTGTACGCGGAGGCTGCCCACAAGGCGCCGACGCTCGCCGAGCGCGACCATCTGACGCGCCAGGCCGCGCGGCTCAACGCCCGCCGCCGGACATGA
- a CDS encoding YciI family protein → MAKYLLLKHYRGAPAAVNDVPMDRWTPEEISAHMQYMQDFADRLEKSGEYVDGQALAPEGSWVRYDGEGRPPVTDGPFAETKDLIAGWMIIDVDSHDRAVELAGELSAAPGAGGKPIHEWLEVRPFLTAPPTVTE, encoded by the coding sequence ATGGCCAAGTATCTGCTGCTCAAGCACTACCGCGGCGCCCCGGCAGCGGTCAACGACGTGCCGATGGACCGGTGGACGCCCGAGGAGATCTCGGCGCACATGCAGTACATGCAGGACTTCGCGGACCGGTTGGAGAAGTCCGGGGAGTACGTCGACGGTCAGGCGCTCGCCCCCGAGGGCTCGTGGGTCCGGTACGACGGTGAGGGCCGCCCGCCGGTGACCGACGGGCCGTTCGCCGAGACGAAGGATCTCATCGCCGGCTGGATGATCATCGACGTGGACAGCCACGACCGGGCCGTCGAGCTGGCCGGGGAGCTGTCCGCCGCTCCCGGGGCGGGCGGGAAGCCGATCCACGAGTGGCTGGAGGTGCGCCCGTTCCTGACCGCGCCGCCCACCGTCACGGAGTGA
- a CDS encoding saccharopine dehydrogenase C-terminal domain-containing protein — translation MRVLLVGAGGVGTAITRIAARRSFFDHMVVTDYDLSRAQAAVAALGDDGARFTALRVDASDRAAVAALIAEQRCDILVNATDPRFVMPLFDAALDAGADYLDMAMSLSSPHPERPYEECGVKLGDGQFERAAAWEESGRLALVGVGVEPGLSDVFARYAADELFDEIEEIGVRDGANLTVEGYDFAPSFSIWTTIEECLNPPVIWEKDRGWFTTAPFSEPEVFDFPEGIGPVECVNVEHEEVLLIPRWVESRRVTFKYGLGEEFIETLKTLHRLGLDRTDKVSVPGGAVSPRDVVAACLPDPASLGELMRGKTCAGTWVKGTKDGAPREVYLYHVVDNEWSMREYGSQAVVWQTAVNPVIALELVAGGVWSGRGVLGAEALDPRPFLDLLVAYGSPWGLREQ, via the coding sequence ATGCGTGTACTCCTCGTCGGCGCAGGTGGCGTGGGCACGGCGATCACCAGAATCGCCGCCCGCCGCTCCTTCTTCGACCACATGGTCGTCACCGACTACGACCTCTCCCGGGCCCAGGCGGCGGTGGCCGCGCTCGGCGACGACGGGGCGAGGTTCACCGCGCTGCGCGTCGATGCCTCGGACCGGGCGGCGGTCGCCGCCCTGATCGCCGAGCAGCGGTGCGACATCCTCGTGAACGCCACCGACCCGCGCTTCGTGATGCCGTTGTTCGACGCGGCGCTGGACGCCGGGGCCGACTATCTGGACATGGCCATGTCCCTGTCCTCCCCTCACCCGGAACGCCCGTACGAGGAGTGCGGGGTCAAGCTCGGCGACGGGCAGTTCGAGCGTGCCGCGGCGTGGGAGGAGTCGGGACGGCTCGCGCTCGTCGGGGTGGGCGTCGAGCCGGGGCTCTCCGATGTCTTCGCCCGTTACGCGGCGGACGAGTTGTTCGACGAGATCGAGGAGATCGGCGTCCGGGACGGTGCGAACCTCACCGTCGAGGGCTATGACTTCGCCCCGTCGTTCTCGATCTGGACGACCATCGAGGAGTGCCTCAACCCACCGGTCATCTGGGAGAAGGACCGGGGCTGGTTCACCACGGCGCCGTTCAGCGAACCGGAGGTCTTCGACTTCCCCGAGGGCATCGGTCCGGTGGAGTGCGTCAACGTCGAGCACGAGGAGGTCCTGCTGATCCCGCGCTGGGTGGAGTCCCGTCGCGTCACGTTCAAGTACGGGCTGGGAGAGGAGTTCATCGAGACCCTCAAGACCCTGCACCGGCTGGGCCTCGACCGCACGGACAAGGTGAGCGTGCCCGGTGGCGCCGTGTCGCCCCGTGACGTGGTCGCGGCGTGCCTGCCCGACCCGGCCTCCCTGGGCGAACTGATGCGGGGAAAGACCTGTGCCGGTACGTGGGTGAAGGGCACGAAGGACGGCGCGCCCCGCGAGGTGTACCTCTACCACGTGGTCGACAATGAGTGGTCGATGCGCGAGTACGGCTCCCAGGCCGTGGTCTGGCAGACGGCGGTCAACCCGGTGATCGCCCTGGAGCTGGTGGCGGGCGGTGTCTGGAGCGGCAGAGGTGTGCTCGGCGCGGAGGCGCTGGACCCCCGGCCGTTCCTCGATCTGCTCGTCGCGTACGGGTCGCCGTGGGGCCTGCGTGAACAGTGA
- a CDS encoding TetR/AcrR family transcriptional regulator: MAKKVVPEEERRRRRPTRQGVVVTQHLIVETALRMLHEHGRDGLTVRRLGLALGADPSTLYRYFRGIDDLTLAIADELIGRAMRGWRATGQWRTDLREIGLRIHTAYLAHPEAAVLTASRVSGRTNEIAGDETVLGILRSTGLPGPDVVRIYQAFVDQALAFAALDAASLALPEAARAADEQVWHATYAELPATTHPNIAALAPLLVARMNDSAYPTALEMLLDSAEASVGRARRGSDPDNT, encoded by the coding sequence ATGGCGAAGAAGGTGGTCCCGGAGGAGGAGCGACGGCGCAGGCGGCCGACACGCCAGGGCGTGGTCGTCACCCAGCACCTGATCGTCGAGACCGCCCTGCGGATGCTCCACGAACACGGCAGGGACGGACTGACCGTGCGCCGCCTGGGCCTCGCCCTCGGAGCCGACCCGAGCACGCTCTACCGCTACTTCCGCGGCATCGACGACCTGACCCTGGCCATCGCCGACGAACTGATCGGACGCGCGATGCGCGGCTGGCGGGCCACCGGACAGTGGCGCACGGACCTGCGCGAGATCGGCCTGCGCATCCACACCGCCTACCTGGCCCACCCGGAAGCCGCGGTGCTGACCGCCAGCCGGGTCAGCGGTCGGACCAACGAGATCGCCGGTGACGAGACGGTCCTGGGCATCCTGCGATCGACCGGACTGCCCGGCCCGGACGTCGTACGGATCTACCAGGCTTTCGTCGACCAGGCGCTCGCCTTCGCCGCCCTGGACGCCGCGAGCCTCGCCCTGCCCGAAGCGGCCCGCGCCGCCGACGAACAGGTCTGGCACGCCACCTACGCCGAACTGCCGGCGACGACCCACCCGAACATCGCCGCCCTCGCACCGCTGCTGGTCGCGAGAATGAACGACAGCGCGTACCCCACGGCCCTGGAGATGCTGCTCGACAGCGCCGAGGCGAGCGTCGGGCGTGCGCGGCGCGGCAGCGACCCGGACAACACCTGA
- a CDS encoding DUF998 domain-containing protein, with product MRSAPWWALVSSGCAPVLLVGSWMIAQLRQGPAYDPATETLSVLASYGATSYWLMTGMLLVLGTCYVATAHALRQAALPGRVALAGGGLAALALTLVPAPSSGGALEHGAVATVGVVLLAVWPPLAATRGGRPVPWGLRLDVSLAASALMFASALWFLAELQSARAPGVAERVVTFLQALWPFLVVLSCRRGIAPGPPG from the coding sequence ATGCGATCTGCTCCTTGGTGGGCCTTGGTCTCCTCCGGGTGCGCTCCCGTTCTGCTCGTCGGCTCCTGGATGATTGCCCAGCTGCGCCAGGGACCGGCGTACGATCCCGCGACGGAGACGCTGAGCGTGCTCGCCTCCTACGGCGCCACCAGCTACTGGCTGATGACAGGAATGCTGCTGGTGCTGGGGACGTGTTACGTGGCGACGGCGCACGCGCTCCGGCAGGCCGCGCTCCCCGGCCGGGTGGCCCTGGCCGGCGGCGGCCTGGCGGCGCTGGCCCTGACGCTGGTGCCCGCCCCGAGCAGCGGCGGGGCGCTGGAGCACGGGGCGGTGGCCACGGTGGGCGTCGTGCTGCTGGCGGTGTGGCCACCGTTGGCCGCCACCCGGGGCGGGAGACCGGTGCCGTGGGGGCTGCGCCTGGATGTGTCGCTCGCCGCGAGCGCGCTCATGTTCGCGAGTGCCCTGTGGTTCCTGGCGGAGCTCCAGAGCGCACGGGCCCCTGGCGTCGCCGAGCGCGTCGTGACGTTTCTTCAGGCGTTGTGGCCCTTTCTGGTGGTCCTCTCCTGCCGCCGAGGCATCGCCCCCGGGCCCCCGGGGTGA
- a CDS encoding HAD domain-containing protein, producing the protein MTLADQRPLLFLDVDGPLIPFGASRPYPTYETGPDAPGTRENPLLARINPQHGCRLTALPCELVWATTWMEDANTWVAPRIGLPSLPVLGLPSSPEAEGAVGDEEEEDVRIGLHWKTRTLVARAAGRPFVWVDDEITGTDRSWVAVHHSGPALLHRVEPRQGLRDVDYAVISAWLRRRAAP; encoded by the coding sequence GTGACCCTTGCAGACCAGCGGCCGCTGCTGTTCCTCGATGTCGACGGACCGCTCATCCCCTTCGGTGCTTCCCGCCCGTACCCGACCTACGAGACGGGCCCCGATGCCCCGGGCACCCGGGAGAACCCGCTTCTGGCCAGGATCAATCCCCAGCACGGGTGCCGGCTCACGGCTCTGCCCTGCGAGCTGGTCTGGGCGACCACATGGATGGAGGACGCGAACACCTGGGTAGCTCCCCGGATCGGCCTGCCGTCGTTGCCGGTCCTCGGCCTGCCGTCGTCCCCCGAGGCAGAGGGCGCCGTCGGTGACGAGGAGGAAGAGGATGTGCGAATCGGGCTGCACTGGAAGACCCGCACCCTCGTCGCCCGGGCCGCCGGCCGGCCCTTCGTCTGGGTCGATGACGAGATCACCGGCACCGACCGGTCCTGGGTCGCCGTCCACCACTCGGGCCCCGCCCTGCTCCACCGGGTGGAGCCGCGGCAGGGGCTCAGGGACGTCGACTACGCGGTCATCAGCGCGTGGCTGCGGCGCCGGGCGGCCCCGTAG
- a CDS encoding trypsin-like serine protease: MRHSRPTRLAALTAALIVSPLTLSVAPATAVTGPASDAADTTHAYTAQLTVGEHDRGCSGVLVAPMWIATSAVCFGDAPNGVSAGKPAQATTATIGRTDLTTAEGAVRDVVELVPRADRDLVLARLAGPVNDIAPVRLAEAPPASGDTLTVAGYGRTKDEWAPLRLHTGAFTVDAAPVGVDLNISGKDGAAVCAGDAGGPALRTVNGTPELVAVNSRSWQGGCFGVDATRTDAVNTRTDDIADWIRDTVNRPSTTDFNGDGADDVGMLYDYGTAEDGRRRTGLWRFTSTGDDFAAPAKNWDSLSDLGSSWTWDSSKPVHGDFNGDGKDDIAVLYNNGKQADGRYRTGLWTFTSTGDDFTNPVRTWDSTADFGSWNWDSSKPVAGDFNGDGKDDIAVLYNNGRQADGRYKTALWTFTSTGDGFAAPAKNWDSLSDLGSSWTWDSSKPVHGDFNGDGKDDIAVLYNNGKQADGRYRTGLWTFTSTGDDFTNPVRTWDSTADFGSWNWDSSKPVAGDFNGDGKGDISVLYDNGRQADGRYRTGLWTFTSTGDDFTNPVRTWDSTADFGSWNWDSSKPVAGDFNGDGKGDISVLYDNGKQADGRYKTALWTFTSAGNGLGTPVKKWDSFTDSGSSWTWSRINAV; this comes from the coding sequence ATGCGACACAGCAGACCCACGCGCCTCGCGGCGCTGACCGCGGCCCTGATCGTGAGTCCTCTCACGCTGAGCGTCGCACCCGCGACCGCCGTGACCGGACCGGCATCGGACGCTGCCGACACCACCCATGCCTACACCGCTCAGCTCACCGTGGGCGAGCACGACCGCGGCTGTTCCGGCGTCCTGGTGGCGCCGATGTGGATCGCCACTTCCGCTGTCTGCTTCGGCGACGCCCCGAACGGCGTCTCGGCGGGCAAGCCCGCTCAGGCCACCACCGCCACCATCGGCCGCACCGACCTGACCACCGCCGAAGGCGCCGTCCGCGATGTGGTCGAACTCGTTCCCCGTGCCGACCGTGACCTCGTCCTCGCCCGGCTCGCCGGACCGGTGAACGACATCGCGCCCGTCCGGCTCGCCGAGGCTCCCCCCGCGTCCGGCGACACACTCACCGTGGCGGGCTACGGCCGCACCAAGGACGAGTGGGCGCCGCTGAGGCTGCACACCGGCGCCTTCACCGTCGACGCCGCCCCGGTCGGCGTCGACCTGAACATCTCGGGCAAGGACGGCGCGGCCGTCTGCGCGGGCGACGCCGGCGGGCCCGCGCTGCGCACGGTCAACGGCACACCGGAGCTCGTCGCCGTCAACAGCCGCTCCTGGCAGGGCGGATGCTTCGGCGTCGACGCGACCCGCACCGACGCTGTCAACACCCGGACCGACGACATCGCCGACTGGATCCGCGACACGGTCAACAGGCCGAGCACCACCGACTTCAACGGCGACGGCGCGGACGACGTCGGCATGCTCTACGACTACGGGACCGCCGAGGACGGCCGTAGGCGCACCGGCTTGTGGCGGTTCACCAGCACCGGCGACGATTTCGCCGCGCCGGCGAAGAACTGGGACAGCCTCAGCGACCTCGGCAGCAGCTGGACCTGGGACAGCAGCAAGCCCGTACACGGCGACTTCAACGGCGACGGCAAGGACGACATCGCCGTCCTCTACAACAACGGCAAGCAGGCCGACGGCCGCTACCGGACAGGTCTGTGGACCTTCACCAGCACCGGCGACGACTTCACCAACCCCGTCCGCACCTGGGACAGCACCGCCGACTTCGGCAGCTGGAACTGGGACAGCAGCAAGCCCGTCGCCGGAGACTTCAACGGCGACGGCAAGGACGACATCGCCGTCCTCTACAACAACGGCAGGCAAGCCGACGGCCGCTACAAGACGGCCCTGTGGACCTTCACCAGCACCGGCGACGGTTTCGCCGCGCCGGCGAAGAACTGGGACAGCCTCAGCGACCTCGGCAGCAGCTGGACCTGGGACAGCAGCAAGCCCGTACACGGCGACTTCAACGGCGACGGCAAGGACGACATCGCCGTCCTCTACAACAACGGCAAGCAGGCCGACGGCCGCTACCGGACAGGTCTGTGGACCTTCACCAGCACCGGCGACGACTTCACCAACCCCGTCCGCACCTGGGACAGCACCGCCGACTTCGGCAGCTGGAACTGGGACAGCAGCAAGCCCGTCGCCGGAGACTTCAACGGCGACGGCAAGGGCGACATCAGCGTCCTGTACGACAACGGCAGGCAAGCCGACGGCCGCTACCGGACAGGTCTGTGGACCTTCACCAGCACCGGCGACGACTTCACCAACCCCGTCCGCACCTGGGACAGCACCGCCGACTTCGGCAGCTGGAACTGGGACAGCAGCAAGCCCGTCGCCGGAGACTTCAACGGCGACGGCAAGGGCGACATCAGCGTCCTGTACGACAACGGCAAGCAGGCCGACGGCCGCTACAAGACGGCCCTGTGGACCTTCACCAGCGCGGGCAACGGCCTCGGCACGCCGGTGAAGAAGTGGGACAGCTTCACCGACTCCGGCAGCAGCTGGACCTGGAGCAGGATCAACGCCGTCTAG